One Tenrec ecaudatus isolate mTenEca1 chromosome 12, mTenEca1.hap1, whole genome shotgun sequence DNA segment encodes these proteins:
- the BTBD3 gene encoding BTB/POZ domain-containing protein 3 isoform X3: protein MVDEKEDNMKCLTFFLMLPETVKNRSKKSSKKTNTTGSGSGSGKLPPVCYEIITLKTKKKKKMAADIFPRKKPASTGTTTAPQYHQQNLSNNNLIPAPNWQGLYPTIRERYIYCDEIDLAADTVLATLYAAKKYIVPHLARACVTFLETSLSAKNACVLLSQSCLFEEPDLTQRCWEVIDAQAELALKSEGFCDIDFQTLESILRRETLNAKEIVVFEAALNWAEVECQRQDLALSIENKRKVLGKALYLIRIPTMALDDFANGAAQSGVLTLNETNDIFLWYTAAKKPELQFVSKARKGLVPQRCHRFQSCAYRSNQWRYRGRCDSIQFAVDKRVFIAGFGLYGSSCGSAEYSAKIELKRQGVVLGQNLSKYFSDGSSNTFPVWFEYPVQIEPDTFYTASVVLDGNELSYFGQEGMTEVQCGKVTVQFQCSSDSTNGTGVQGGQIPELIFYA, encoded by the exons CTTCTTGATGCTTCCAGAGACGGTAAAGAACAGGTCCAAGAAAAGCTCGAAGAAAACAAATACCACGggcagcggcagcggcagcggcaAGTTGCCTCCAGTTTGCTATGAAATCATTACCTTGAAgactaagaagaagaagaagatggctGCTGATATCTTCCCTCGTAAAAAGCCAGCCAGCACCGGCACCACCACTGCCCCGCAGTACCACCAGCAGAACCTGAGCAACAACAACCTGATTCCAGCCCCAAACTGGCAGGGGCTGTACCCCACCATTCGAGAAAG GTATATCTATTGCGATGAGATTGACTTGGCTGCCGACACGGTGCTGGCCACTCTTTATGCTGCCAAAAAGTACATCGTCCCTCACCTGGCCAGAGCCTGCGTGACCTTCCTGGAGACCAGCCTGAGCGCCAAGAACGCCTGTGTGCTCCTGTCGCAGAGCTGCCTCTTCGAGGAGCCAGACCTGACCCAGCGCTGCTGGGAGGTGATCGACGCCCAGGCCGAGCTGGCCCTCAAGTCCGAGGGGTTCTGCGACATTGACTTCCAGACGCTCGAAAGCATCCTCCGCCGGGAAACTCTGAACGCCAAAGAGATTGTGGTCTTCGAGGCAGCGCTCAACTGGGCCGAAGTGGAATGCCAGCGACAGGATTTGGCCTTGAGCATCGAAAACAAACGGAAGGTCCTGGGGAAAGCGCTGTACCTGATCAGAATACCCACCATGGCCCTGGATGATTTTGCCAACGGCGCCGCGCAGTCTGGAGTTTTAACCTTGAACGAGACCAACGACATCTTCCTCTGGTACACGGCGGCCAAGAAGCCGGAGCTGCAGTTCGTGAGCAAGGCCCGCaagggccttgtgccccagcgcTGCCACCGCTTCCAGTCGTGTGCCTACCGCAGCAACCAGTGGCGCTACCGCGGGCGCTGCGACAGCATCCAGTTTGCCGTGGACAAGCGCGTGTTCATCGCTGGCTTTGGCCTGTACGGCTCCAGCTGCGGCTCGGCCGAGTACAGCGCCAAGATTGAACTCAAGCGCCAGGGCGTGGTCTTGGGGCAGAACTTGAGCAAGTACTTCAGCGATGGCTCCAGCAATACCTTCCCCGTGTGGTTTGAATACCCGGTGCAGATCGAGCCCGACACCTTCTACACGGCCAGCGTGGTTCTCGACGGCAACGAACTCAGCTACTTCGGCCAAGAAGGCATGACGGAGGTCCAGTGCGGCAAGGTGACCGTGCAGTTCCAGTGCTCCTCGGACAGCACCAACGGCACTGGTGTCCAGGGCGGCCAGATCCCTGAGCTTATCTTCTACGCTTGA
- the BTBD3 gene encoding BTB/POZ domain-containing protein 3 isoform X1, whose amino-acid sequence MVDEKEDNMKCLTFFLMLPETVKNRSKKSSKKTNTTGSGSGSGKLPPVCYEIITLKTKKKKKMAADIFPRKKPASTGTTTAPQYHQQNLSNNNLIPAPNWQGLYPTIRERNAVMFNNDLMADVHFVVGPPGGTQRLPGHKYVLAVGSSVFHAMFYGELAEDKDEIRIPDVEPAAFLAMLKYIYCDEIDLAADTVLATLYAAKKYIVPHLARACVTFLETSLSAKNACVLLSQSCLFEEPDLTQRCWEVIDAQAELALKSEGFCDIDFQTLESILRRETLNAKEIVVFEAALNWAEVECQRQDLALSIENKRKVLGKALYLIRIPTMALDDFANGAAQSGVLTLNETNDIFLWYTAAKKPELQFVSKARKGLVPQRCHRFQSCAYRSNQWRYRGRCDSIQFAVDKRVFIAGFGLYGSSCGSAEYSAKIELKRQGVVLGQNLSKYFSDGSSNTFPVWFEYPVQIEPDTFYTASVVLDGNELSYFGQEGMTEVQCGKVTVQFQCSSDSTNGTGVQGGQIPELIFYA is encoded by the exons CTTCTTGATGCTTCCAGAGACGGTAAAGAACAGGTCCAAGAAAAGCTCGAAGAAAACAAATACCACGggcagcggcagcggcagcggcaAGTTGCCTCCAGTTTGCTATGAAATCATTACCTTGAAgactaagaagaagaagaagatggctGCTGATATCTTCCCTCGTAAAAAGCCAGCCAGCACCGGCACCACCACTGCCCCGCAGTACCACCAGCAGAACCTGAGCAACAACAACCTGATTCCAGCCCCAAACTGGCAGGGGCTGTACCCCACCATTCGAGAAAG AAACGCGGTGATGTTCAATAACGATTTGATGGCAGATGTGCATTTTGTGGTTGGCCCACCAGGTGGGACTCAGCGGTTGCCAGGACACAAA TATGTGTTAGCTGTTGGGAGCTCTGTGTTCCATGCAATGTTTTACGGAGAACTTGCCGAGGACAAAGATGAAATCCGTATACCAGATGTCGAACCCGCTGCTTTCCTCGCTATGCTGAA GTATATCTATTGCGATGAGATTGACTTGGCTGCCGACACGGTGCTGGCCACTCTTTATGCTGCCAAAAAGTACATCGTCCCTCACCTGGCCAGAGCCTGCGTGACCTTCCTGGAGACCAGCCTGAGCGCCAAGAACGCCTGTGTGCTCCTGTCGCAGAGCTGCCTCTTCGAGGAGCCAGACCTGACCCAGCGCTGCTGGGAGGTGATCGACGCCCAGGCCGAGCTGGCCCTCAAGTCCGAGGGGTTCTGCGACATTGACTTCCAGACGCTCGAAAGCATCCTCCGCCGGGAAACTCTGAACGCCAAAGAGATTGTGGTCTTCGAGGCAGCGCTCAACTGGGCCGAAGTGGAATGCCAGCGACAGGATTTGGCCTTGAGCATCGAAAACAAACGGAAGGTCCTGGGGAAAGCGCTGTACCTGATCAGAATACCCACCATGGCCCTGGATGATTTTGCCAACGGCGCCGCGCAGTCTGGAGTTTTAACCTTGAACGAGACCAACGACATCTTCCTCTGGTACACGGCGGCCAAGAAGCCGGAGCTGCAGTTCGTGAGCAAGGCCCGCaagggccttgtgccccagcgcTGCCACCGCTTCCAGTCGTGTGCCTACCGCAGCAACCAGTGGCGCTACCGCGGGCGCTGCGACAGCATCCAGTTTGCCGTGGACAAGCGCGTGTTCATCGCTGGCTTTGGCCTGTACGGCTCCAGCTGCGGCTCGGCCGAGTACAGCGCCAAGATTGAACTCAAGCGCCAGGGCGTGGTCTTGGGGCAGAACTTGAGCAAGTACTTCAGCGATGGCTCCAGCAATACCTTCCCCGTGTGGTTTGAATACCCGGTGCAGATCGAGCCCGACACCTTCTACACGGCCAGCGTGGTTCTCGACGGCAACGAACTCAGCTACTTCGGCCAAGAAGGCATGACGGAGGTCCAGTGCGGCAAGGTGACCGTGCAGTTCCAGTGCTCCTCGGACAGCACCAACGGCACTGGTGTCCAGGGCGGCCAGATCCCTGAGCTTATCTTCTACGCTTGA
- the BTBD3 gene encoding BTB/POZ domain-containing protein 3 isoform X2 yields MAADIFPRKKPASTGTTTAPQYHQQNLSNNNLIPAPNWQGLYPTIRERNAVMFNNDLMADVHFVVGPPGGTQRLPGHKYVLAVGSSVFHAMFYGELAEDKDEIRIPDVEPAAFLAMLKYIYCDEIDLAADTVLATLYAAKKYIVPHLARACVTFLETSLSAKNACVLLSQSCLFEEPDLTQRCWEVIDAQAELALKSEGFCDIDFQTLESILRRETLNAKEIVVFEAALNWAEVECQRQDLALSIENKRKVLGKALYLIRIPTMALDDFANGAAQSGVLTLNETNDIFLWYTAAKKPELQFVSKARKGLVPQRCHRFQSCAYRSNQWRYRGRCDSIQFAVDKRVFIAGFGLYGSSCGSAEYSAKIELKRQGVVLGQNLSKYFSDGSSNTFPVWFEYPVQIEPDTFYTASVVLDGNELSYFGQEGMTEVQCGKVTVQFQCSSDSTNGTGVQGGQIPELIFYA; encoded by the exons atggctGCTGATATCTTCCCTCGTAAAAAGCCAGCCAGCACCGGCACCACCACTGCCCCGCAGTACCACCAGCAGAACCTGAGCAACAACAACCTGATTCCAGCCCCAAACTGGCAGGGGCTGTACCCCACCATTCGAGAAAG AAACGCGGTGATGTTCAATAACGATTTGATGGCAGATGTGCATTTTGTGGTTGGCCCACCAGGTGGGACTCAGCGGTTGCCAGGACACAAA TATGTGTTAGCTGTTGGGAGCTCTGTGTTCCATGCAATGTTTTACGGAGAACTTGCCGAGGACAAAGATGAAATCCGTATACCAGATGTCGAACCCGCTGCTTTCCTCGCTATGCTGAA GTATATCTATTGCGATGAGATTGACTTGGCTGCCGACACGGTGCTGGCCACTCTTTATGCTGCCAAAAAGTACATCGTCCCTCACCTGGCCAGAGCCTGCGTGACCTTCCTGGAGACCAGCCTGAGCGCCAAGAACGCCTGTGTGCTCCTGTCGCAGAGCTGCCTCTTCGAGGAGCCAGACCTGACCCAGCGCTGCTGGGAGGTGATCGACGCCCAGGCCGAGCTGGCCCTCAAGTCCGAGGGGTTCTGCGACATTGACTTCCAGACGCTCGAAAGCATCCTCCGCCGGGAAACTCTGAACGCCAAAGAGATTGTGGTCTTCGAGGCAGCGCTCAACTGGGCCGAAGTGGAATGCCAGCGACAGGATTTGGCCTTGAGCATCGAAAACAAACGGAAGGTCCTGGGGAAAGCGCTGTACCTGATCAGAATACCCACCATGGCCCTGGATGATTTTGCCAACGGCGCCGCGCAGTCTGGAGTTTTAACCTTGAACGAGACCAACGACATCTTCCTCTGGTACACGGCGGCCAAGAAGCCGGAGCTGCAGTTCGTGAGCAAGGCCCGCaagggccttgtgccccagcgcTGCCACCGCTTCCAGTCGTGTGCCTACCGCAGCAACCAGTGGCGCTACCGCGGGCGCTGCGACAGCATCCAGTTTGCCGTGGACAAGCGCGTGTTCATCGCTGGCTTTGGCCTGTACGGCTCCAGCTGCGGCTCGGCCGAGTACAGCGCCAAGATTGAACTCAAGCGCCAGGGCGTGGTCTTGGGGCAGAACTTGAGCAAGTACTTCAGCGATGGCTCCAGCAATACCTTCCCCGTGTGGTTTGAATACCCGGTGCAGATCGAGCCCGACACCTTCTACACGGCCAGCGTGGTTCTCGACGGCAACGAACTCAGCTACTTCGGCCAAGAAGGCATGACGGAGGTCCAGTGCGGCAAGGTGACCGTGCAGTTCCAGTGCTCCTCGGACAGCACCAACGGCACTGGTGTCCAGGGCGGCCAGATCCCTGAGCTTATCTTCTACGCTTGA